A window of the Brassica napus cultivar Da-Ae chromosome A2, Da-Ae, whole genome shotgun sequence genome harbors these coding sequences:
- the LOC106417455 gene encoding uncharacterized protein At5g39865-like — translation MWRPWRKSSVKTHKTYSPTASFSFKDVHQDHHLCTDDSSSLPSSPSLSRVLHRVCTANLILRSWPTPPSNHLLRADSEPVTLRRNHEPDVIRISIPGAESSIVVYFTSLRVVRPTFEDCRAVTTILRTFPVRIDERDLSMDASYAAELERIFLGGRKDIPKLPRVFIGGRYVGGAEEVIQLHETGELKKLVRELPRVERGVCEMCGGYRFVPCNDCHGSHKVYTEKLGFRTCSTCNENGLVRCSSCSYSRHRPSS, via the coding sequence ATGTGGCGGCCGTGGCGCAAATCGTCGGTTAAGACGCACAAAACATACTCTCCCACCGCCTCTTTCTCCTTCAAAGACGTCCACCAGGACCACCACCTCTGCACAGACGACTCCTCTTCTCTCCCTTCTTCTCCCTCTCTTTCCAGAGTTCTTCACCGAGTCTGCACTGCCAACTTGATCCTCCGCTCCTGGCCAACTCCTCCCTCTAACCACCTCCTCCGCGCAGACTCCGAGCCTGTCACTCTACGGCGGAATCACGAACCAGATGTTATACGGATCTCCATCCCCGGCGCGGAGAGCAGCATCGTCGTCTACTTCACCAGCCTCCGCGTCGTTCGTCCCACGTTCGAGGACTGCCGAGCAGTCACGACGATCCTCCGCACCTTCCCGGTGCGAATCGACGAGAGAGATCTCTCAATGGACGCGTCTTACGCGGCGGAGCTGGAGCGGATCTTCCTCGGCGGGAGGAAAGATATTCCGAAGCTGCCGCGCGTGTTTATCGGCGGACGTTACGTAGGTGGAGCGGAGGAGGTGATACAGCTTCACGAGACCGGGGAGCTGAAGAAGCTCGTACGAGAGTTGCCGAGGGTTGAGCGAGGGGTTTGTGAGATGTGCGGCGGTTATAGGTTCGTACCGTGCAACGACTGTCACGGTAGTCATAAGGTGTATACGGAGAAGTTAGGGTTTAGAACATGCTCGACGTGCAACGAGAATGGTCTCGTCAGGTGTTCGTCTTGTTCGTATTCGCGTCACAGGCCTAGttcctag